Proteins encoded within one genomic window of Oncorhynchus tshawytscha isolate Ot180627B linkage group LG02, Otsh_v2.0, whole genome shotgun sequence:
- the LOC112216886 gene encoding class E basic helix-loop-helix protein 40: MEMERIPSAQPTPKHQQAELSDMQGMDFPMYVYKSRRGMKRGDDSKETYKLPHRLIEKKRRDRINECIAQLKDLLPEHLKLTTLGHLEKAVVLELTLKHVKALTTLLENQQQKILSLQNGMQIEQSSPSQENSEEIFRSGFHVCAKEVLQYLVNQEGHSDLTPSHMVNHLHKVATEVLQGPPRSPCKPRSEETTIHYQHHQAHREKPAGQPPKPSEGHGKNCVPVIQRRYAHAGGEQSGSDTDTDSGYGGEQVEHLASHTGYYGQERQLKRALGEKRASFCIKQEDEVCHKRSRVESSEDESLSGGESSSSSSSGHGSYMSAYSPHQAQPHPLCMPFYLIPPSAAAYLPMLEKCWYSGAMPMIYPGLGGSAQGMPSDRHAPSPSIMMSPRGRSPSPPTVAQSPMDSPAFLQVLKQVLPMNLETKD, encoded by the exons ATGGAAATGGAAAGGATTCCAAGTGCGCAACCCACCCCCAAGCACCAGCAGGCTGAGCTGTCTGACATGCAAGG GATGGATTTCCCTATGTATGTATACAAATCCCGTCGGGGAATGAAACGAGGAGATGATAGCAAG GAAACCTACAAACTGCCTCACCGACTTATCGAGAAGAAAAGGCGTGACAGGATAAACGAGTGCATCGCTCAGTTGAAAGATTTATTGCCCGAGCACCTGAAACTTACA ACTCTTGGCCATCTGGAGAAGGCTGTGGTTTTGGAGCTCACGCTTAAGCATGTGAAAGCTCTAACCACTCTACTGGAAAACCAGCAGCAGAAAATCCTCAGTCTGCAGAATGGCATGCAAATCg AGCAGTCCTCTCCCAGccaggagaacagtgaggagatcTTCcgctcaggcttccatgtctgtGCCAAGGAGGTGCTGCAATACCTGGTCAACCAGGAGGGTCACAGTGACCTTACACCCTCCCACATGGTCAACCACCTGCACAAGGTGGCCACTGAGGTCCTCCAGGGTCCTCCCCGTAGCCCCTGCAAACCCCGGTCTGAAGagaccaccatccactaccaacATCATCAGGCCCACAGGGAGAAGCCTGCAGGCCAGCCCCCCAAACCCAGTGAAGGCCATGGGAAGAACTGCGTTCCCGTCATCCAGCGGAGGTATGCCCATGCGGGCGGCGAGCAGAGCGGCAgcgatacagacacagacagcggCTACGGTGGCGAGCAGGTTGAGCATCTGGCGTCGCATACAGGGTACTACGGCCAGGAGAGACAGCTGAAGAGGGCGCTGGGAGAAAAGAGGGCGTCATTTTGCATTAAGCAGGAAGATGAGGTGTGCCACAAACGCAGCCGGGTCGAGTCATCCGAGGACGAGTCTCTCTCAGGCGGAGagtcatcctcatcctcctccagcGGCCACGGCAGCTACATGAGCGCCTACTCCCCTCACCAGGCCCAACCTCATCCCCTTTGCATGCCCTTCTACCTCATTCCCCCCTCTGCCGCCGCCTATCTGCCCATGCTGGAGAAGTGCTGGTACTCAGGGGCCATGCCCATGATTTACCCTGGCCTGGGAGGCTCCGCGCAGGGCATGCCTAGTGACAGGCATGCCCCCTCTCCCTCGATCATGATGTCCCCCAGGGggcgctctccctctccccctaccgtAGCCCAAAGCCCCATGGACTCCCCAGCCTTCCTCCAAGTGTTAAAGCAGGTACTTCCCATGAACCTGGAAACCAAAGACTGA